In the Chroococcidiopsis sp. SAG 2025 genome, one interval contains:
- a CDS encoding ribonuclease catalytic domain-containing protein: MDKGMLVEFRVQGDRRLGVVDRPDGKTRWFVIDDRGQSHSLAPRQFTYEIRGQSYKPSDIANFLAEVQPYLDPSSLEVAWELLIEAGENATPAQMANLLFSDQSQALCYAAHYLLSEDKIYFKQKGDAYEPRSASQVAERKHQLEVEATRAREQQEFLLRTERALKGEAVEWQRYDRQRLDAIAKYAILLVEGTRQGLNPDALVRAYPPPAIVTETMSTLGRNATPLTAFQLLVDLGLWSPHENLHLRRSQIPVEFSTEVISVAQQRLEFPPPDRDTQRLDLTHLKVYTIDDQSTSEIDDGVSWEVLADGRERLWIHIADPTRWLIPEDELDLEARRRGTTMYLPTGMSSMFPVALATGPMSLIQGQVCCALSFGVILDAAGAVQEYTIHASLIKPTYRLTYEDVDEMLDLGVQAEPEIAAIANWARCRQAWRQSQGAISISLPETAIKVKDDEITIEVLNDSSSRQLVAEMMILAGEVAGRYGQAHNLALPFRGQPQPELPPEEELLQLPAGFVRACAMRRCMPKSEMSITPTRHAGLGLEMYTQATSPIRRYSDLLTHFQLKAHLRGETPPFSAEALREVMQSVFAMTQEMSLVERQTNRYWGLEYLRRHAQDVWQAIVLMWLREDSRLALILIEDLGLQLPMTFKRGVSLGEQILIKVAYVDPRQDTIQFQEVSYSEAVAAN, from the coding sequence ATTGACAAAGGAATGCTAGTCGAATTTAGGGTGCAAGGCGATCGCCGTTTGGGAGTGGTAGACCGTCCAGATGGTAAAACTCGTTGGTTTGTCATAGACGATCGCGGTCAATCCCACAGCCTTGCCCCGCGCCAATTTACCTACGAAATCCGAGGTCAGTCTTACAAACCCTCAGATATTGCAAATTTTTTAGCAGAAGTACAACCTTATCTCGATCCATCTAGCTTAGAGGTAGCGTGGGAGCTGCTGATAGAAGCAGGAGAAAACGCCACTCCAGCACAGATGGCAAACTTATTATTCTCCGATCAGAGCCAAGCTCTGTGTTATGCCGCTCACTATTTGCTTTCTGAAGATAAGATATATTTCAAGCAAAAGGGAGATGCTTACGAGCCTCGTTCTGCTAGCCAGGTAGCAGAACGGAAACACCAGCTTGAAGTAGAGGCAACAAGAGCGCGAGAACAGCAGGAATTTCTGTTGCGTACCGAACGAGCGCTGAAGGGAGAAGCCGTAGAATGGCAGCGATACGATCGCCAGCGCCTGGATGCGATCGCCAAGTATGCAATACTTTTAGTTGAAGGGACTCGTCAGGGATTAAATCCAGATGCCCTCGTACGAGCTTATCCGCCACCAGCGATCGTGACGGAGACTATGAGTACTTTGGGGCGTAACGCTACTCCCTTAACAGCATTTCAACTTTTGGTAGATTTGGGTCTGTGGAGTCCGCATGAAAACCTTCACTTGCGTCGCAGTCAAATCCCCGTAGAATTCTCAACCGAGGTTATATCAGTGGCGCAGCAGCGGTTAGAATTTCCACCCCCCGACCGAGACACTCAACGGCTGGACTTAACTCATTTGAAAGTTTACACGATCGACGACCAGAGTACGAGCGAAATTGACGACGGTGTAAGCTGGGAAGTCTTAGCTGATGGGCGAGAACGCTTGTGGATACATATTGCCGATCCGACTCGTTGGCTCATACCAGAGGATGAATTAGATCTAGAAGCGCGGCGGCGCGGTACGACCATGTACTTACCGACAGGTATGAGTTCCATGTTTCCAGTGGCACTGGCAACGGGACCCATGAGCTTAATACAGGGTCAGGTTTGCTGCGCTCTCAGTTTTGGTGTGATTTTGGATGCAGCAGGAGCAGTCCAAGAATATACCATCCATGCCAGTTTAATCAAACCGACCTATCGGCTGACCTATGAAGATGTCGATGAGATGTTGGATTTAGGCGTACAAGCCGAGCCGGAAATCGCCGCGATCGCTAACTGGGCGCGCTGTCGTCAAGCGTGGCGACAGTCTCAGGGGGCAATTAGTATTAGTTTGCCAGAAACCGCGATTAAAGTTAAAGACGACGAAATTACAATTGAAGTCTTAAACGATTCTTCCTCCCGCCAACTGGTGGCAGAAATGATGATTTTGGCTGGAGAAGTTGCAGGACGCTACGGTCAAGCACATAATCTTGCCCTGCCATTTCGCGGTCAGCCGCAGCCCGAGTTACCCCCAGAAGAAGAGTTATTACAATTGCCTGCTGGCTTCGTGCGTGCCTGTGCTATGCGCCGTTGTATGCCTAAAAGCGAAATGAGTATTACTCCTACCCGCCATGCTGGTTTGGGCTTGGAAATGTATACTCAGGCAACTTCTCCGATTCGTCGCTATAGCGATTTGTTGACCCATTTTCAACTCAAGGCGCACCTGCGAGGTGAAACTCCACCGTTTTCAGCGGAAGCACTCCGTGAAGTGATGCAATCTGTGTTTGCCATGACTCAAGAGATGTCGTTGGTAGAAAGGCAGACCAATCGTTATTGGGGTTTAGAATACCTGCGCCGCCACGCTCAAGATGTGTGGCAG
- the rpsR gene encoding 30S ribosomal protein S18, translated as MSFYRRRLSPIKPQDPIDYKDVDLLRKFITERGKILPRRLTGLTAKQQRDLTVAIKRARLLALLPFINPEG; from the coding sequence ATGAGTTTCTACCGTCGTCGTTTATCTCCGATTAAGCCTCAAGACCCCATAGACTACAAAGATGTCGATTTGCTGCGGAAGTTTATTACCGAACGGGGCAAAATTCTTCCTCGTCGGCTCACAGGCTTAACCGCTAAGCAACAGAGAGATTTAACTGTAGCTATCAAGCGGGCGCGATTATTGGCTTTGTTACCTTTCATCAATCCAGAAGGGTAA
- the rpmG gene encoding 50S ribosomal protein L33: protein MAKGKGVRIIVTLECTECRTNPDKRSAGVSRYTTMKNRRNTTARLELKKFCTHCNRHTVHKEIK, encoded by the coding sequence ATGGCTAAAGGTAAGGGTGTCCGTATTATTGTGACACTGGAATGCACCGAATGTCGCACGAATCCAGACAAGCGCTCGGCAGGTGTGTCTCGATATACGACAATGAAAAACCGCCGCAATACTACAGCGCGGCTAGAACTGAAAAAATTCTGTACCCACTGCAACCGTCACACCGTCCACAAGGAAATTAAGTAA
- the glp gene encoding gephyrin-like molybdotransferase Glp encodes MLPVSQAEATILDLVKPLDKQRDAEFVSLLIAIERILAAPAIGHLDFPHWDNSAMDGYAVRYEDVQYAGSQQPVVLEIVEEISAGRSPQQPIKAGQAARIFTGAVMPEGADTVVMQEQTQQEGDRVTILTAPQPQAFVRHQASYYQAGKTLLAPGTMLRAAQIAVLAAAQCNQLKVYRRPRVAIISTGDELVHPETPLEIGQIVDSNQYALTALVTQTGAEPIPMGIVPDRPLVLQKAFSKAIATADVVLSSGGVSVGDYDYVEEILTALGAEMHVRAVAMKPGKPLTVAKFSPAHATERKPVLYFGLPGNPVSALVCFWRFVQPALRKLSGLADNWGPVYVRARSRQDLTSDGKRETYIWGQLHLIDGYFEFQPASGSLNSGNLINFAQANGLAIVPVGQTVVASGDEVKVLQFGFPIMS; translated from the coding sequence ATGCTGCCAGTCAGCCAAGCGGAGGCAACAATTTTAGACTTGGTGAAACCCCTGGACAAACAACGAGATGCAGAGTTTGTTTCTCTATTAATTGCCATCGAGCGGATATTGGCAGCACCAGCGATCGGTCATTTAGATTTTCCCCACTGGGATAATTCGGCAATGGATGGCTATGCAGTGCGTTATGAGGACGTACAATATGCTGGTTCACAACAGCCAGTGGTTTTGGAGATAGTTGAAGAAATTTCAGCGGGGCGATCGCCACAGCAGCCGATTAAGGCAGGGCAAGCAGCACGAATTTTTACGGGTGCAGTGATGCCAGAAGGGGCTGATACCGTAGTCATGCAGGAACAAACGCAGCAAGAGGGCGATCGCGTCACTATCCTGACGGCTCCCCAACCTCAAGCCTTTGTTCGCCACCAGGCATCCTACTATCAAGCGGGGAAAACCCTATTAGCTCCAGGAACTATGCTGCGGGCGGCTCAAATAGCCGTGCTAGCAGCCGCACAGTGCAATCAATTGAAAGTCTATCGTCGTCCCCGCGTGGCAATTATCTCGACGGGAGATGAGTTAGTCCACCCTGAAACTCCGTTGGAAATCGGACAAATCGTCGATTCAAATCAGTATGCGTTGACGGCATTAGTGACGCAAACAGGGGCAGAACCAATCCCAATGGGTATTGTTCCCGATCGCCCTTTAGTGCTGCAAAAAGCGTTCTCTAAAGCGATCGCTACTGCTGATGTGGTGTTATCTTCTGGTGGCGTTTCTGTGGGCGATTACGACTATGTAGAGGAGATTTTGACGGCTTTGGGGGCGGAAATGCACGTTCGAGCTGTGGCGATGAAACCCGGAAAGCCGCTGACAGTGGCGAAGTTTTCTCCTGCTCATGCTACCGAACGGAAGCCAGTTCTATATTTTGGGCTACCAGGTAATCCCGTTTCGGCTTTGGTATGTTTTTGGCGATTCGTTCAACCTGCTTTGCGGAAGTTGTCAGGATTAGCTGACAATTGGGGACCAGTTTACGTCCGAGCGCGATCGCGTCAAGATTTGACTTCTGATGGCAAGCGAGAAACTTATATTTGGGGACAATTGCATTTGATCGATGGTTATTTTGAGTTTCAGCCTGCAAGCGGGAGTCTCAACTCTGGCAATTTGATTAATTTCGCTCAAGCTAATGGTTTGGCGATCGTTCCTGTGGGGCAAACTGTGGTTGCTTCCGGGGATGAAGTGAAAGTTTTACAGTTTGGTTTTCCGATTATGAGTTAG
- a CDS encoding PhoD-like phosphatase — protein MTDRAWDKLIQGLPIVLAGPILRHVTAESVTVWVALKQPAEVELTIYETANQGTVLGTSVLQGRSPTVALGKSLHVVAVTAKSERNYLDSDRLYAYDLRFSLDDPQQSPKTLQQALQSLDFPTVSISYFAHQKPTFVLPPHRLEDLRIVQGSCRKPHGGGYDALPILDSLIEDRAAQPQYRPHQLFLTGDQIYGDDVAEPFLWVASPLGDALLGWEEKLPVGWREPDDVEYYTPQQLPFGRRAEVATTQAGFTAGLHNKRGKVNSHLLSLGEYYACYLLAWSPTCWLMQIPPGRQISDRRQISRRWDRETRALRQFIHTLWKVRRALANVATYTIFDDHDVSDDWNLNRAWCLRVLGRPLGRRTVQNALLAYAMFQAWGNTPEQFAAGRSGAELLTAAADWSSSGGTDTVAYDRIARYVGMPIIDAQTNLPTFVEDGTVLILKRHPEAIAWHYTVQSHCHATIVLDTRTWRGYPIEEKSSTPPILLCPTAFEQQLRLPLQQSAAEPQIQLTFAIAPTNVFHLQAIDWIHHWQLRRNKVFATDVGDAWNINLEALAQLLITLFEQRRQVVVLSGDIHYSSMVRLTRESNLGESNSVLTQLTCSALKNEETLTRIVHTRLKDWLLPERVRHWNGWSNPPNMVELSAPQSRCAPGSRPSHPPDWNCTLEWRSRQNARTPSFGNDVTWLISPRKQVNSSKRQWLQFFYFWRSRLVQEGREAIGRNNLALVQFRLAETSHSYTAIQDIYWFSTWHPTQIVYSRFESHLADRPSLPDKA, from the coding sequence ATGACAGATCGAGCTTGGGATAAGTTAATCCAAGGATTACCAATTGTCTTGGCAGGTCCCATTCTACGACACGTAACTGCCGAATCTGTCACAGTTTGGGTAGCACTCAAACAACCTGCTGAGGTAGAGCTGACGATTTACGAAACGGCAAATCAGGGTACGGTGCTAGGAACGAGCGTACTGCAGGGCAGATCCCCAACCGTAGCGTTGGGAAAGTCTCTGCATGTGGTGGCGGTGACTGCTAAGTCTGAGAGAAACTATCTGGATAGCGATCGCCTCTATGCCTACGACCTTCGGTTTTCGCTCGACGACCCACAGCAAAGCCCAAAAACCCTACAACAGGCTTTGCAATCGCTCGACTTTCCTACAGTTAGCATTAGCTACTTCGCCCATCAAAAACCTACCTTTGTTCTGCCACCGCATCGTTTAGAAGATTTACGTATCGTCCAAGGTTCTTGTCGCAAACCGCACGGGGGTGGATACGATGCCCTACCAATTCTCGACAGCTTAATTGAGGATAGAGCCGCTCAACCTCAATACCGTCCCCATCAACTGTTTCTCACGGGCGATCAAATCTATGGCGATGACGTTGCCGAACCTTTTTTGTGGGTTGCTAGTCCTCTGGGCGATGCTCTGCTGGGTTGGGAAGAAAAGCTGCCTGTAGGTTGGCGAGAACCCGATGATGTAGAGTATTATACGCCGCAACAGCTACCTTTTGGACGACGAGCTGAAGTTGCTACCACTCAAGCGGGTTTTACAGCTGGACTCCACAACAAACGCGGTAAGGTCAACAGTCATTTACTGAGTTTAGGCGAGTATTATGCTTGCTATTTGCTAGCTTGGTCGCCGACATGCTGGCTGATGCAGATTCCCCCAGGAAGACAAATTAGCGATCGCCGCCAAATTAGCCGTCGTTGGGATCGAGAAACACGGGCATTGCGGCAATTTATCCATACATTGTGGAAAGTGCGACGCGCTCTTGCCAATGTTGCCACGTACACGATTTTTGACGATCATGATGTCAGCGACGACTGGAACCTCAACCGCGCTTGGTGCTTGCGCGTTTTGGGACGACCTTTAGGACGACGGACAGTACAAAATGCGCTACTAGCCTATGCAATGTTTCAAGCGTGGGGCAATACACCCGAGCAATTTGCCGCAGGGCGCTCGGGTGCAGAACTCCTGACTGCTGCTGCCGACTGGTCGTCATCGGGCGGGACTGACACTGTTGCCTACGATCGCATTGCTCGTTATGTCGGAATGCCCATCATCGACGCGCAAACGAATTTACCAACTTTTGTAGAGGATGGTACGGTATTAATCCTCAAACGACATCCAGAAGCGATCGCGTGGCACTATACGGTACAAAGTCATTGTCATGCAACGATCGTCTTAGATACGCGGACGTGGCGAGGCTATCCCATCGAAGAAAAATCGAGTACGCCACCCATACTACTGTGTCCGACTGCCTTCGAGCAACAACTGCGCCTACCTCTGCAACAATCGGCAGCTGAACCCCAAATTCAACTCACTTTTGCGATCGCACCGACTAATGTATTTCATCTCCAGGCGATCGATTGGATTCATCATTGGCAATTGCGCCGCAACAAAGTATTCGCCACAGATGTTGGCGATGCCTGGAATATCAATCTAGAAGCCCTCGCACAACTTTTAATTACCCTATTCGAGCAACGCCGACAAGTTGTCGTTTTATCGGGAGACATTCACTACAGCTCGATGGTTCGCCTCACTCGTGAATCTAATTTAGGCGAATCTAACTCTGTTTTGACACAGCTAACTTGCAGCGCGTTGAAAAATGAAGAAACTCTGACTCGGATCGTTCACACCCGCTTAAAAGATTGGTTGCTTCCAGAACGAGTCCGCCATTGGAACGGTTGGAGCAACCCACCAAATATGGTCGAACTTTCAGCGCCACAATCCCGCTGCGCTCCCGGCTCCCGCCCATCGCATCCTCCTGACTGGAACTGTACGCTGGAATGGAGATCGCGACAAAACGCTCGCACTCCTAGCTTTGGCAACGACGTAACTTGGCTAATTTCACCGAGAAAACAAGTTAACAGCAGCAAGCGTCAGTGGCTTCAGTTTTTCTATTTTTGGCGATCTCGCTTAGTTCAAGAAGGACGAGAAGCGATCGGCAGAAACAATTTAGCTCTAGTACAATTCCGACTCGCAGAAACGAGCCATTCTTACACAGCCATCCAAGACATATATTGGTTTTCTACCTGGCATCCAACCCAAATCGTCTACAGTCGCTTTGAAAGCCATCTCGCAGATCGCCCATCCCTACCAGACAAAGCATAG
- a CDS encoding pyridoxal-phosphate-dependent aminotransferase family protein encodes MNDKLMLMIPGPTPVPEAALLALAKHPIGHRTSEFSNILAEVTANLKWLHQTESDVLMLTASGTGAVEAGIINFLSPGDRVLVGCNGKFGDRWGEVAEAYGLQVEKITAEWGQPLDPAVFAEKLVADKNKQIKAVILTHSETSTGVLNDLEAIVGHVKEHGEALMILDAVTSLGAYNVPMDTLGIDVIASGSQKGYMIPPGLGFVAVSPKAWEAYKTAKLPKYYLDLGKYRKSTAKNTTPFTPPVNLIVALHATLKMMREEGLESIFARHQRLTQATREAVKALNLPLFAADSCASPAITSVAPERVDAEQIRSILKKKFDIALAGGQDHLKGKIFRIGHLGFVSDRDILSAIGALEVALRELGYEGFTPGAGVAAAARVFAS; translated from the coding sequence ATGAATGACAAATTAATGCTGATGATTCCTGGTCCCACGCCAGTACCGGAAGCAGCGTTACTCGCCCTCGCTAAACATCCCATCGGACACCGCACTAGTGAATTTAGCAACATTTTGGCAGAAGTGACAGCAAATCTAAAATGGCTGCACCAAACCGAGAGCGATGTTTTGATGCTAACAGCCAGCGGCACTGGGGCAGTAGAAGCAGGAATCATTAACTTTCTCAGCCCAGGCGATCGCGTTTTGGTAGGATGCAATGGTAAATTTGGCGATCGCTGGGGAGAAGTTGCCGAGGCTTACGGTCTTCAAGTCGAGAAAATTACTGCCGAATGGGGACAACCCCTCGACCCCGCAGTATTTGCCGAGAAATTAGTAGCAGACAAGAACAAGCAAATTAAAGCCGTCATTCTCACCCACAGCGAAACTTCTACAGGCGTACTTAACGACTTAGAAGCGATCGTCGGTCACGTTAAGGAACACGGCGAGGCTTTAATGATTCTCGATGCCGTTACTAGCTTAGGTGCGTATAACGTCCCGATGGATACTTTGGGTATTGATGTCATTGCGTCGGGTTCGCAAAAAGGCTATATGATTCCTCCAGGCTTAGGATTCGTTGCTGTTAGTCCCAAAGCTTGGGAAGCTTACAAAACGGCTAAGCTACCAAAGTACTATTTAGACTTGGGTAAATATCGTAAATCGACAGCGAAAAATACAACTCCCTTCACGCCGCCAGTGAATTTAATTGTGGCGCTGCACGCGACGTTAAAGATGATGAGAGAAGAGGGTTTAGAATCAATTTTTGCTCGTCATCAACGCCTGACTCAAGCGACTCGCGAAGCCGTAAAAGCTTTAAATTTACCTTTATTTGCAGCAGATAGTTGCGCGAGTCCGGCAATTACATCTGTAGCACCAGAGCGAGTCGATGCCGAACAAATTCGCTCGATTTTGAAGAAGAAATTTGACATTGCTCTGGCAGGCGGACAAGACCATTTGAAGGGGAAAATCTTCCGCATCGGACATTTAGGCTTCGTGAGCGATCGCGATATTCTTAGTGCAATTGGTGCTTTAGAAGTTGCTTTACGCGAATTGGGATATGAAGGTTTCACCCCTGGAGCTGGCGTAGCAGCAGCAGCTCGCGTGTTTGCTTCTTAA
- a CDS encoding DUF2949 domain-containing protein — protein MLNNQLEQKGEVQMSPAKYMQFLQFLQEDLSISAASIDMATRHREQDPGPLPMILWQYGLVTLEQLDRIYDWLERA, from the coding sequence ATGCTTAATAATCAGTTGGAACAAAAAGGTGAAGTCCAAATGTCACCAGCAAAGTACATGCAGTTTCTGCAATTTCTACAAGAAGACTTATCAATTTCGGCAGCATCGATTGATATGGCTACCCGCCATCGAGAACAAGATCCTGGTCCTTTGCCAATGATCTTATGGCAATATGGCTTAGTTACTCTCGAACAACTAGATCGAATTTATGACTGGTTGGAAAGAGCGTAG
- a CDS encoding AI-2E family transporter, which produces MNLGQWLGLLAIVTSIYILWQIRQILLLLFAAVILSTALNRLARRFQRSGMRRSLAVVLSVGIFLAGVIGFFWLIVPPFIEQFQELTVRVPRGLERFNIWIEQLGTRVPQQVAPYLPNVDSLSKQAQPFFERVLGGSFAFVTSSLEFIIKFLLVLVLTGMMLANPHAYRQGFVRLFPSFYRRRVDGILHECEESLGKWLTGALISTSVVALMSMVGLSVLRIPAALALGVLAGFLNLIPNVGPTISVIPPMAIALLDTPIKSVLVFVLYFVIQQIESNFLTPYIMAQQVSLLPAVTLLAQVFFATFFGFLGLLLALPLTVVGKIWFREVLLEDILDRWQWGGKQDTTGLDSLCGLHDSSMTKENLSNSDDVTSQERAIVDEFSTGVDSRAAEEQGSKGAREQESNPKSNN; this is translated from the coding sequence ATGAATCTAGGTCAGTGGCTCGGTTTATTAGCCATCGTTACTTCTATTTATATTCTGTGGCAAATTCGCCAAATTCTCTTATTATTATTTGCCGCAGTTATTCTATCAACTGCCTTGAATCGGTTAGCCAGAAGATTTCAGCGATCGGGAATGCGGCGATCGCTTGCTGTTGTCCTGTCAGTTGGTATATTTCTAGCTGGAGTTATTGGTTTTTTCTGGTTAATTGTTCCACCATTTATCGAGCAGTTTCAAGAGCTTACAGTCAGGGTTCCTAGAGGGTTAGAGCGGTTCAACATTTGGATAGAACAATTAGGAACTCGCGTTCCCCAGCAAGTAGCTCCATACTTACCAAATGTAGATAGTCTTAGCAAACAAGCACAGCCATTTTTTGAGCGCGTCTTGGGCGGTTCTTTTGCTTTCGTAACTAGCTCTTTAGAATTTATTATCAAATTTTTACTTGTATTAGTATTAACGGGGATGATGTTAGCTAATCCCCATGCTTACCGCCAGGGCTTTGTTAGATTATTTCCTTCATTTTATCGCCGTAGGGTAGATGGAATTTTACATGAATGCGAAGAGTCGTTAGGCAAATGGCTGACTGGTGCTTTAATTAGCACGAGCGTAGTTGCACTGATGAGCATGGTGGGACTATCAGTGTTGCGAATACCAGCAGCTTTGGCATTGGGAGTTTTAGCAGGATTTCTCAATTTAATTCCCAATGTCGGTCCCACTATCAGTGTCATTCCACCTATGGCGATCGCGCTGTTAGATACGCCGATCAAATCCGTACTCGTATTCGTTCTCTATTTTGTGATTCAACAAATTGAGAGTAATTTTTTGACACCATATATCATGGCGCAGCAGGTATCTTTACTACCAGCCGTGACTTTACTAGCTCAAGTATTTTTTGCCACGTTCTTCGGCTTTTTAGGTTTATTACTGGCGCTACCTCTAACTGTAGTAGGCAAAATTTGGTTTCGCGAAGTCTTGTTAGAAGATATACTAGACCGCTGGCAGTGGGGTGGAAAGCAAGATACTACTGGACTCGATTCATTGTGCGGGTTACACGATTCCAGTATGACAAAGGAAAATCTTTCAAATTCAGATGATGTAACTAGTCAAGAGCGAGCGATTGTAGATGAATTTTCTACAGGAGTAGATAGTAGAGCAGCAGAAGAACAAGGGAGCAAGGGAGCAAGGGAGCAGGAGAGCAATCCCAAATCCAACAACTAA
- the ftsH gene encoding ATP-dependent zinc metalloprotease FtsH — MPVETNNNRQFKPPRVRQFGGSLLILLTVLLLLNFIVPSFGARQPQVAYSDFIAQVEANRVDRAIVGGDRIEFTLKADPNQPESSLPANQVLTTTPVAIDLDLPKILRDHNVKFTAPAPSNSGWIGTLLSWVVPPLIFFGIWGFLLNRQGGGGPAALTVGKSKARIYSEGSTGVKFTDVAGVDEAKAELQEIVDFLKNASKYTRLGAKIPKGVLLVGPPGTGKTLLAKAIAGEAGVPFFSISGSEFIELFVGVGAARVRDMFVQAKQQSPCIVFIDELDALGKSRGGANGFPGGNDEREQTLNQLLTEMDGFDANTGVIIIAATNRPEVLDPALRRPGRFDRQVVVDRPDKIGRESILKVHARSVKLAQDVDLGTIATRTPGFAGADLANLVNEAALLAARQNRDAVTQADFNEAIERVIGGLEKRSRVLNETEKKTVAYHEVGHAIIAALMPGAGRVEKISVVPRGVGALGYTLQLPEEDRFLMIEDEIRGRIATLLGGRSAEELIFGKVSTGASDDIQKATDLAERAVTLYGMSDELGPVAFEKTQQEFLGGYGNPRRSVSPRVAEEIDREVKEIVDGAHHIALATLSNNKELLEETAQLLLQKEILEGAELRERLNRARAPADMEEWLRSGKLPQDKPLMQSVLV; from the coding sequence ATGCCTGTTGAAACCAATAATAATCGCCAGTTCAAACCGCCTAGAGTCCGGCAGTTTGGCGGCAGTTTACTCATTTTGTTGACTGTATTATTACTGCTCAACTTTATTGTTCCCAGTTTTGGAGCGAGACAGCCACAAGTTGCTTATAGTGACTTTATTGCACAAGTCGAAGCAAATCGGGTAGATAGAGCTATTGTAGGGGGCGATCGCATTGAGTTTACTCTCAAGGCAGATCCTAACCAACCGGAAAGTAGCCTTCCGGCAAACCAAGTACTCACGACTACGCCAGTCGCAATTGACTTAGACTTACCCAAGATCCTGCGCGATCACAATGTTAAGTTTACTGCTCCAGCACCCAGTAATAGTGGCTGGATCGGCACTCTTCTTAGTTGGGTCGTACCTCCATTAATTTTCTTTGGGATTTGGGGTTTTCTACTCAACCGTCAAGGCGGTGGCGGTCCCGCAGCTTTAACTGTAGGTAAAAGTAAAGCACGGATCTACTCTGAAGGTAGTACTGGCGTGAAATTTACCGATGTAGCCGGGGTTGACGAAGCCAAGGCAGAACTACAAGAAATTGTCGATTTCCTCAAAAATGCTAGTAAATATACCCGTCTAGGCGCGAAAATTCCCAAAGGCGTGCTGTTGGTGGGTCCTCCTGGAACAGGTAAAACTCTACTAGCAAAAGCGATCGCGGGTGAAGCTGGTGTCCCCTTCTTCAGTATCTCCGGTTCGGAATTTATCGAGCTATTCGTCGGTGTCGGTGCGGCGCGAGTACGCGACATGTTCGTCCAGGCGAAGCAACAATCTCCCTGTATCGTCTTTATTGACGAGTTAGATGCTTTGGGTAAGTCTCGCGGTGGTGCGAATGGTTTCCCTGGTGGTAATGACGAACGGGAACAAACCCTGAACCAGTTACTTACTGAAATGGATGGTTTTGATGCCAATACGGGTGTCATTATCATTGCTGCAACGAACCGTCCTGAAGTCTTAGACCCTGCATTACGTCGTCCTGGTCGTTTTGACCGTCAGGTAGTGGTAGACCGTCCTGATAAAATCGGTCGAGAATCGATTCTTAAAGTCCATGCGAGAAGCGTCAAATTAGCCCAGGATGTCGATCTAGGTACGATCGCTACGCGGACTCCCGGTTTTGCTGGTGCTGACTTAGCTAATTTAGTGAATGAGGCGGCGCTGTTAGCGGCGCGACAAAATCGCGATGCTGTGACTCAAGCGGATTTTAACGAAGCAATCGAACGAGTCATTGGTGGTTTAGAAAAGCGATCGCGGGTACTCAATGAAACTGAGAAAAAGACAGTTGCGTATCACGAAGTCGGTCACGCGATTATCGCTGCTTTGATGCCAGGTGCGGGTAGAGTAGAGAAAATCTCTGTCGTGCCTCGCGGTGTTGGTGCTTTGGGTTACACTCTCCAGTTACCAGAAGAAGACCGCTTTTTGATGATAGAGGATGAAATTCGCGGTCGGATTGCTACACTGTTAGGCGGGCGATCGGCAGAAGAGTTAATCTTTGGTAAAGTCTCGACTGGTGCGAGTGACGACATTCAAAAAGCTACCGACTTGGCAGAGCGTGCCGTTACCCTGTATGGTATGAGCGATGAATTGGGACCTGTAGCGTTTGAAAAGACTCAGCAAGAGTTTCTCGGTGGATATGGCAATCCTCGCCGTTCTGTCAGTCCGAGAGTCGCCGAGGAGATCGATCGCGAGGTCAAAGAAATTGTCGATGGAGCGCATCACATCGCGCTGGCTACCTTGTCCAATAATAAGGAGTTATTGGAAGAAACAGCCCAGTTGTTATTACAGAAAGAGATTCTTGAAGGTGCAGAACTGCGGGAACGACTCAACCGCGCTCGAGCTCCAGCTGATATGGAAGAGTGGTTGCGATCGGGTAAACTACCTCAAGACAAGCCTTTGATGCAATCTGTTTTGGTGTAG